A stretch of Paludisphaera borealis DNA encodes these proteins:
- a CDS encoding DUF2079 domain-containing protein → MAIDRRVVSWMIVATLTAGLTAFTTVQALHRYHDLRTGWSWDLAYYNQWFWALTEGDGVLSVRPLASYGTEGPSIWKMNYLAPIRFILAPIYKAFPDPRTLLVIQNVMFWWLIPAAYTLVRSESKSEAVALSAVALVPLTPLLWPLVWNDFRELQLVFPFVLWAVQGVRSRRLRLTAAGVAGMLACRQEFAVVVASLAFLPAREPEDLSRKTVWRLVLFDVGLVWLLFGFFGYLKLMVGSYAPERYIDQFTGPKATIPQTLETAGDMLWNGAGGWPFFALFAPGAGVLALPWIWSLCNGRWALRLLSGESWHHVRYAAPMVSMLLAAGLVGYAQWANWLSRRWGGMFVLGLSWVLATILLTTGLNEVLTRMEGIPIAVGKDDVEPFWSFASQVGPDDGVLAAYEFTAPLSSRKLLCSYIMDANKPRGFPQLGPEFQWMFIRGKGLDPQIFVKQGFTIVYSGETLIVLRRPGAG, encoded by the coding sequence ATGGCAATCGACAGGCGCGTCGTCTCGTGGATGATCGTGGCGACGTTGACGGCCGGGCTGACCGCCTTCACGACGGTCCAGGCGCTCCACCGTTATCACGACCTGCGGACCGGATGGTCGTGGGACCTGGCGTACTACAACCAGTGGTTCTGGGCGCTCACCGAGGGGGACGGCGTACTGTCGGTCCGGCCGCTCGCCTCGTACGGCACCGAGGGGCCGTCGATCTGGAAGATGAACTACCTGGCGCCGATCCGGTTCATCCTGGCTCCGATCTACAAGGCCTTTCCCGACCCTCGCACGCTGCTGGTGATCCAGAACGTGATGTTCTGGTGGCTGATTCCGGCCGCCTATACGCTGGTGCGGTCGGAATCGAAATCGGAGGCCGTCGCGCTGTCGGCGGTCGCCCTGGTGCCACTCACCCCCCTGCTCTGGCCGCTGGTCTGGAACGATTTCCGCGAGCTTCAGCTTGTGTTCCCGTTCGTCCTCTGGGCGGTCCAGGGCGTGCGAAGCCGGCGGCTCCGGCTTACCGCGGCGGGCGTCGCGGGGATGCTTGCGTGCCGCCAGGAATTCGCGGTCGTCGTGGCGTCGCTCGCCTTCCTACCGGCTCGCGAGCCCGAAGACCTTTCGCGGAAGACCGTCTGGCGGCTGGTGCTGTTCGACGTCGGGCTGGTCTGGCTGCTGTTCGGTTTCTTCGGTTATCTGAAGCTGATGGTCGGCAGCTACGCCCCCGAGAGGTACATCGACCAGTTCACGGGCCCCAAGGCGACGATCCCCCAGACGCTCGAAACCGCCGGCGACATGCTCTGGAACGGCGCGGGCGGGTGGCCGTTCTTCGCCCTCTTCGCGCCGGGGGCGGGCGTTCTGGCGCTGCCGTGGATCTGGAGCCTGTGCAACGGCCGTTGGGCGCTTCGGTTGTTGTCGGGCGAGTCGTGGCACCACGTCCGTTACGCGGCTCCGATGGTCTCGATGCTGCTCGCCGCCGGCCTGGTCGGCTACGCCCAGTGGGCGAACTGGCTGTCCCGCCGCTGGGGAGGGATGTTCGTGCTGGGCCTGAGCTGGGTGCTCGCCACGATCCTCCTCACGACCGGATTGAACGAGGTTTTGACCCGGATGGAAGGGATTCCCATCGCCGTCGGCAAAGACGACGTCGAACCTTTCTGGTCGTTCGCCAGCCAGGTCGGCCCCGACGACGGCGTGCTCGCCGCCTACGAGTTCACCGCCCCGCTCTCGTCTCGTAAACTCCTGTGCAGCTACATCATGGACGCCAACAAGCCGCGGGGCTTCCCCCAGCTTGGCCCAGAGTTCCAGTGGATGTTCATTCGGGGCAAGGGACTCGACCCCCAGATCTTCGTCAAGCAGGGATTCACGATCGTTTACAGCGGCGAAACCCTGATCGTCCTCCGTCGCCCCGGCGCCGGTTAG